A section of the Kribbella sp. HUAS MG21 genome encodes:
- a CDS encoding IS110 family transposase, which translates to MKEATTMVVVGADVHKRTHTFVAVDDAGRKLGEVTVKADAAGHDKAVRWVQREFGAGQTGAGAGAGAGAGAEVKWGIEDCRHLSARLEIDLLDAGQVVVRVPPKMMAEQRRTARTRGKSDPIDALAVARAVLREPGLPEASHDESSREVKLLVDHRDDLVAQRTQVINRLRWHLHRIDPGIDPAPKSLKRAATRGELMEFLAGLPDHLDGIDARLARELLADIDAVTVRVNGLEQEIAALAAVQAPALLELEGCGALTAAKIVGETAGIARFPHEAKYAMHAGVAPIPVWSGRTKGRVRVNRSGNRQLNAALHRIAITQIRRGGLGRAYYDKRLAAGDTKTEALRCLKRRLARVVFNTLKNNPTTNTATTLAAAA; encoded by the coding sequence GTGAAGGAGGCAACCACCATGGTTGTTGTTGGTGCCGATGTGCACAAGCGGACGCACACGTTCGTCGCGGTCGATGATGCCGGGCGCAAGCTCGGCGAGGTCACGGTGAAGGCTGACGCGGCCGGTCATGACAAGGCGGTTCGGTGGGTTCAGCGTGAGTTCGGGGCCGGCCAGACTGGTGCTGGTGCTGGTGCTGGTGCTGGTGCTGGTGCCGAGGTGAAGTGGGGTATCGAGGATTGCCGGCATCTGTCCGCGCGGTTGGAGATCGACCTGCTGGATGCCGGGCAGGTTGTGGTGCGGGTGCCGCCGAAGATGATGGCCGAGCAACGCCGTACTGCCCGCACGCGGGGTAAGTCCGACCCGATCGACGCGCTCGCGGTGGCACGGGCGGTACTGCGTGAACCGGGGTTGCCCGAAGCGTCGCATGACGAGTCGTCGCGGGAAGTGAAGCTGCTGGTCGATCACCGCGACGACCTGGTCGCCCAGCGCACCCAGGTGATCAACCGGCTCCGCTGGCACCTGCACCGGATCGATCCTGGTATCGACCCGGCGCCGAAGTCGCTGAAGCGGGCCGCGACCCGTGGTGAGCTCATGGAGTTCCTGGCCGGCCTGCCCGATCATCTGGACGGAATCGATGCGCGTCTGGCCCGCGAGTTGCTCGCCGACATCGACGCGGTGACCGTGCGGGTCAACGGGCTGGAACAGGAGATCGCCGCTCTGGCGGCTGTCCAGGCCCCGGCGCTGCTCGAACTGGAGGGCTGCGGCGCGCTGACCGCGGCCAAGATCGTCGGCGAGACCGCCGGGATTGCCCGGTTCCCGCACGAAGCGAAGTACGCCATGCACGCCGGCGTCGCGCCGATCCCGGTCTGGTCCGGCCGCACCAAAGGCCGGGTCCGCGTCAACAGATCCGGCAACCGGCAACTCAATGCCGCCTTGCATCGCATCGCAATCACCCAGATCCGTCGCGGCGGTCTCGGCCGCGCCTACTACGACAAACGCCTCGCCGCCGGCGACACCAAAACCGAAGCCCTGCGCTGCCTCAAACGACGACTCGCCCGCGTTGTGTTCAACACCCTCAAGAACAACCCCACAACCAACACCGCGACCACACTCGCGGCCGCGGCTTGA
- a CDS encoding YafY family protein, translating into MRAERLLRLLLHLQTRGQSTVAQLAAALEVSPRTIQRDLDALSLAGVPVYSIRGRGGGWTMLPDYRSRLTGLTPSEVMSVFVGATAHVLADLGLDASSELAVTKLIASLPEGTRREAEYARQRLLIDHASWDDRRETPRWLDLCRQAVWEERTLAIRYGDEPGPTPFPVEPLGLVAKTRTWYLVAARTDGRLRTYRLSRLTSAELTDRPFTRPAGFDLATYWARSQQDFQASRPSYPIVLKVRDHAVRRFRPITPMLPATDGWWIVHADLENRHEACAAVLAQAGAAEVVAPPELVTMVRDAARQIASAH; encoded by the coding sequence ATGCGCGCCGAACGGCTGCTCCGACTGCTCCTGCACCTGCAGACCCGCGGGCAGTCCACGGTCGCGCAGCTCGCGGCCGCCCTCGAGGTCTCGCCGCGGACGATCCAGCGGGACCTGGACGCGCTGAGTCTCGCCGGCGTGCCGGTGTACTCGATCCGCGGCCGCGGCGGCGGCTGGACGATGCTGCCCGACTACCGCAGCCGGCTGACGGGTCTCACGCCGTCGGAGGTGATGTCGGTGTTCGTCGGCGCGACGGCGCACGTCCTCGCCGACCTCGGGCTGGACGCCTCCAGCGAACTCGCCGTCACGAAGCTGATCGCGTCCCTCCCGGAAGGCACCCGGCGCGAGGCGGAGTACGCGCGCCAGCGCCTCCTGATCGACCACGCGAGCTGGGACGACCGCCGCGAGACCCCACGCTGGCTCGACCTCTGCCGCCAGGCCGTCTGGGAGGAACGCACCCTGGCCATCAGGTACGGCGACGAGCCTGGGCCGACCCCCTTCCCCGTCGAGCCGCTGGGGCTGGTCGCCAAGACCCGCACCTGGTACCTCGTGGCCGCCCGCACCGACGGCCGGCTCCGCACCTACCGCCTGTCCCGCCTGACCTCGGCCGAGCTCACCGACCGTCCCTTCACCCGGCCCGCAGGCTTCGATCTCGCCACCTACTGGGCCCGCTCGCAACAGGACTTCCAGGCCAGCCGCCCGTCGTACCCGATCGTGCTCAAGGTCCGCGATCACGCCGTACGACGGTTCCGCCCGATCACCCCGATGCTCCCGGCGACGGACGGCTGGTGGATCGTCCACGCGGACCTGGAGAATCGCCACGAGGCCTGCGCGGCTGTCCTCGCCCAGGCCGGCGCGGCCGAAGTCGTGGCCCCGCCGGAGCTCGTCACGATGGTCCGCGACGCCGCGCGGCAGATCGCGTCAGCTCACTGA
- a CDS encoding LysE family translocator: protein MLVSGEALLGIALVELGLVIVPGPNMIYLISRSIAQGRRAGLISLAGVGVGFLVYLLAASAGLATLFALVPEIYVVLKLAGAAYLLWLAWNALRPGATSVFATPELDPDPARKLFGMGLLTCLLNPKIAILYISLLPQFLDPSRGHLGAQSLILGLAQLVVGVVVNAIFVITAGSVAVFLARRPTWMRIHRYLTGTALAVFAIRLATDRARPLPTH from the coding sequence ATGCTGGTCAGTGGTGAGGCACTGCTCGGGATCGCGCTGGTCGAACTGGGCCTGGTGATCGTGCCGGGACCGAACATGATCTACCTGATCTCGCGCTCGATCGCCCAGGGCCGCCGCGCCGGGCTGATCTCGCTGGCCGGTGTCGGGGTCGGCTTCCTGGTCTACTTGCTCGCGGCAAGCGCCGGTCTCGCGACCTTGTTCGCGCTGGTGCCCGAGATCTACGTGGTGCTCAAGCTGGCCGGGGCGGCGTACCTGCTCTGGCTCGCGTGGAACGCGCTGCGCCCCGGCGCGACGTCGGTGTTCGCCACCCCGGAACTCGATCCGGACCCTGCCCGGAAGCTGTTCGGGATGGGCCTGCTCACCTGCCTGCTGAACCCGAAGATCGCGATCCTCTACATCTCGCTGCTTCCCCAGTTCCTGGACCCGTCCCGCGGCCACCTCGGCGCCCAGAGCCTGATCCTCGGCCTGGCGCAACTCGTCGTCGGCGTCGTCGTGAACGCCATCTTCGTGATTACCGCCGGCTCGGTCGCGGTCTTCCTCGCCCGCCGCCCCACCTGGATGCGCATCCACCGCTACCTCACCGGCACCGCCCTAGCCGTCTTCGCCATCCGCCTGGCCACCGACCGCGCCCGCCCACTACCAACCCACTGA
- a CDS encoding aminoglycoside phosphotransferase family protein, which produces MNALFRIGDDLVGRFHIQPGDAEGVRQELVDEAEAARRLRAMSPFPTPEPVAIGAPGPGYPLPWAVQTWVDGTIAYDADVAGSTGFAEDLGRFVLALRAAPTEGRVFNSSWRGGVLTSQDEWVAECLERSRGMIDVDALTRLWADLRTTPRTEPDVWTHRDLMPGNLLAKDRRLAGVIDVGTFTVSDPAMDLQPAWNLFDPTARDAFRAVVGSDDAEWRRGMGWSFAQAIGCLWYYVETNPVMSRTAHHTLTALLKVS; this is translated from the coding sequence GTGAATGCGTTGTTCCGGATCGGTGACGACTTGGTGGGGCGGTTCCACATCCAGCCTGGTGACGCAGAGGGTGTGCGGCAGGAGCTCGTGGACGAGGCGGAGGCGGCGCGGCGCTTGCGCGCGATGTCGCCGTTCCCGACGCCGGAGCCGGTCGCGATCGGTGCGCCCGGGCCCGGGTATCCGCTGCCGTGGGCGGTGCAGACCTGGGTGGACGGGACGATCGCGTACGACGCGGACGTGGCCGGCTCGACCGGGTTCGCCGAGGACCTCGGCCGGTTCGTGCTCGCGCTCCGGGCGGCGCCGACCGAGGGCCGCGTGTTCAACAGCTCCTGGCGCGGCGGCGTGCTGACCTCGCAGGACGAGTGGGTCGCCGAATGCCTGGAGCGCAGCCGCGGCATGATCGACGTCGACGCCCTGACCCGGCTGTGGGCCGACCTGCGTACGACGCCACGCACCGAGCCGGACGTCTGGACACATCGCGACCTGATGCCGGGCAACCTGCTGGCGAAGGACCGCCGCCTCGCCGGGGTGATCGACGTCGGCACGTTCACGGTGTCCGACCCCGCGATGGATCTGCAGCCGGCCTGGAACCTGTTCGACCCGACCGCGCGAGACGCTTTCCGCGCCGTGGTCGGCAGCGACGACGCGGAGTGGCGGCGCGGGATGGGCTGGTCGTTCGCCCAGGCGATCGGCTGTCTCTGGTACTACGTCGAGACCAATCCGGTGATGTCCCGCACCGCCCACCACACGCTCACGGCACTGCTGAAAGTTTCCTAG
- a CDS encoding class I SAM-dependent methyltransferase, producing the protein MVDAKFGVPRLAAVYDAFDADRGDLDHYVAMVEEFGARQVLDVGCGTGELASLLAGRGVDVIGVDPAAASLEVARGKEFADRVRFLQGDATTLPPLQVDLAVMTGNVAQVFLTEEDWSATVRGVYAALAPGGRFVFETRDPARRGWEEWTREQTREVRTVAIGETVETVESWTDLVSVELPFVTFRGTYVFSSDGAVLTSDSTLWFRERGEVEESLVAAGFTVDEVRDAPDRPGKEFVFVARKRG; encoded by the coding sequence ATGGTTGACGCGAAGTTCGGAGTACCTCGGTTGGCGGCGGTGTATGACGCGTTCGACGCGGATCGGGGGGATCTGGACCACTACGTGGCGATGGTCGAGGAGTTCGGGGCCCGGCAGGTGCTCGATGTCGGGTGTGGGACCGGGGAGCTGGCGAGTCTGCTGGCCGGCCGCGGGGTGGACGTGATCGGCGTGGATCCGGCGGCGGCCTCGCTCGAGGTTGCCCGGGGCAAGGAGTTCGCGGACCGGGTGCGTTTCCTGCAGGGGGATGCGACGACCTTGCCGCCGTTGCAGGTCGACCTGGCGGTGATGACCGGCAACGTGGCACAGGTTTTCCTGACCGAGGAGGACTGGTCGGCGACGGTGCGCGGGGTGTACGCGGCGCTGGCTCCGGGCGGGCGGTTCGTGTTCGAGACGCGGGATCCGGCGCGGCGGGGCTGGGAGGAGTGGACGCGCGAGCAGACCCGTGAGGTCCGCACGGTCGCGATCGGCGAGACGGTGGAGACGGTCGAGAGCTGGACCGACCTGGTGTCGGTGGAGCTGCCGTTCGTGACGTTCCGCGGTACGTATGTGTTCTCGTCGGATGGCGCCGTACTCACGTCCGACTCGACGCTGTGGTTCCGGGAGCGCGGCGAGGTCGAGGAGTCGCTGGTCGCGGCCGGGTTCACGGTCGACGAGGTTCGCGACGCCCCGGACCGGCCGGGGAAGGAATTCGTTTTCGTGGCGCGGAAACGCGGCTAG
- a CDS encoding ABC-2 family transporter protein, producing the protein MKLLRLLAAGFSMSLRRSVAFRVNLAFDVLLAFTGLGTAIAAVLIVFTRADTLAGWSKAEFLVLIGTYQLITGLRTTFIDPNLSWFPETGIRNGKLDGYLLQPASSLFLSSLSLSSPLQLIQVLLGVGVLGWGIAAADQVPSVGGVLGWLVLVVAGLVVTWALSVLLACLAFWAPKLQLDVFYHSAWQFGRYPTDVFSRPLRILLTYVFPMALIASVPSTALLRGTRPGLVLAGVAAAGGAATLAALAWRAGLRRYTGATS; encoded by the coding sequence ATGAAGCTCCTTCGCCTGCTGGCCGCCGGTTTCTCGATGTCGCTGCGCCGGAGTGTGGCGTTCCGGGTCAACCTCGCCTTCGATGTCCTGCTCGCGTTCACCGGTCTCGGTACGGCGATCGCGGCCGTGCTGATCGTCTTCACCCGGGCCGACACGCTGGCGGGCTGGTCGAAGGCGGAGTTCCTCGTGCTGATCGGCACCTACCAGCTGATCACCGGACTGCGGACGACGTTCATCGATCCGAACCTTTCCTGGTTTCCGGAAACCGGTATTCGGAACGGGAAACTGGACGGGTACTTGTTGCAGCCGGCATCGAGTCTGTTCCTGTCCAGCCTGTCCTTGTCGTCGCCGCTGCAGCTGATCCAGGTCCTGCTCGGCGTCGGCGTACTGGGGTGGGGCATCGCAGCAGCTGACCAGGTGCCGAGTGTCGGCGGCGTGCTCGGCTGGTTGGTGCTCGTCGTCGCGGGACTGGTGGTCACCTGGGCGTTGAGCGTGCTGCTCGCGTGCTTGGCGTTCTGGGCGCCGAAGCTGCAGCTGGACGTCTTCTACCACTCGGCCTGGCAATTCGGCCGCTATCCGACCGACGTCTTCTCCCGCCCGCTCCGGATCCTCCTGACCTACGTCTTCCCGATGGCACTGATCGCCAGCGTCCCGTCGACCGCCTTGCTGCGGGGCACCCGGCCGGGCCTGGTCCTCGCAGGCGTCGCCGCGGCCGGCGGCGCGGCCACGCTGGCAGCCCTCGCTTGGCGTGCAGGCCTGCGGCGCTACACCGGCGCGACGTCGTGA
- a CDS encoding GntR family transcriptional regulator yields the protein MSEPLHFVVKTRLIEVVERLGEGAALPPERVLAKEFGVSRWTMRQAIRELIADGRLRARQGQGTFVATPKLVQPLALVSYTEALRAQGHTPGREVVAFDELPADADLAEQLKLTEGDPVYRLERVLFADGQPIGLETTYLSVARFPTLRDVLEPTGSLYRCLTEQFGVQFGEGEELVETVIATPREADLLKATQSLPMFLLHRNTRDTTGTPIEVVRSLYRGDRVGFRATLRP from the coding sequence GTGAGCGAGCCGCTGCATTTCGTCGTCAAGACCCGCCTGATCGAGGTGGTGGAGCGGCTGGGGGAGGGCGCCGCGCTGCCGCCGGAGCGGGTGCTGGCGAAGGAGTTCGGGGTCTCGCGCTGGACCATGCGGCAGGCGATCCGGGAGCTGATCGCGGACGGCCGGCTGCGGGCGCGCCAGGGGCAGGGGACGTTCGTCGCGACGCCGAAGCTCGTGCAGCCGCTGGCGCTGGTGAGCTACACCGAGGCGCTGCGGGCGCAAGGTCATACGCCGGGGCGTGAGGTCGTCGCCTTCGACGAGCTGCCCGCGGACGCGGATCTCGCGGAGCAGTTGAAGCTGACCGAGGGAGATCCGGTGTACCGGCTCGAGCGCGTGCTGTTCGCGGACGGCCAGCCGATCGGGCTCGAGACGACGTACCTCTCGGTCGCCCGCTTCCCGACGCTGCGCGACGTGCTGGAGCCGACCGGCTCGCTGTACCGCTGCCTGACCGAGCAGTTCGGCGTGCAGTTCGGCGAAGGCGAGGAACTCGTCGAGACAGTCATCGCCACCCCGCGCGAGGCCGACCTCCTGAAGGCGACCCAGTCGCTCCCGATGTTCCTCCTGCACCGCAACACCCGCGATACCACCGGCACCCCGATCGAGGTGGTCCGCTCCCTCTACCGAGGCGACCGAGTCGGCTTCCGCGCCACCCTCCGCCCCTAG
- a CDS encoding SRPBCC domain-containing protein encodes MDTEIQIERVLPATIDRVYDAWTRAEVLAQWYCPNPQLELKVDADVRAGGAYVVEMGPHVVRGTYLEVEPPYRLVFSWQWDGSDGEPTRVQVELSEVAGGTRMLLSHTGFSNAEDAANHRQGWEPELDRLAGLLVPVALTDQQG; translated from the coding sequence ATGGACACTGAGATCCAGATCGAAAGGGTGCTCCCGGCAACGATCGACCGGGTGTACGACGCCTGGACGCGCGCCGAGGTCCTGGCGCAGTGGTACTGCCCCAACCCGCAACTGGAGCTGAAGGTCGACGCCGACGTGCGGGCCGGCGGCGCGTACGTCGTGGAGATGGGGCCGCACGTGGTGCGCGGCACGTACCTCGAGGTCGAACCGCCGTACCGGCTGGTGTTCAGCTGGCAGTGGGACGGCTCGGACGGCGAGCCCACTCGTGTGCAGGTCGAGCTGTCCGAGGTTGCCGGCGGGACGCGGATGCTGCTCAGCCACACCGGCTTCTCGAACGCCGAGGACGCGGCGAACCACCGGCAGGGCTGGGAGCCCGAACTGGATCGGCTGGCCGGACTGCTCGTGCCGGTAGCACTCACCGATCAGCAGGGCTGA
- a CDS encoding ABC-2 family transporter protein, translated as MRTLSRTGVLLGFRIRQEVLEWSGAWWFLLTLVVQAVVAPLIGLFVWSAVYPDDPAIARYYVAVVLVTLMTESFEQHTFSERIYNGTLSHELLRPQPVVVGVIGMNLAIRGWLTLLGAPIVLLTGIALQVGFDWWAVLRGTPYLVLAAVLVFLWTFLLALTAFWTDRVHAVVGFGSQLIFLFGGTAAPIGLLPDTWRRVAELLPFYGMNGLPAEIAAGTRSGGSLGYQLVWVALLTGIVMVLWRAGVRRYTAVGS; from the coding sequence ATGAGGACCCTCTCGAGAACTGGTGTCCTGCTCGGTTTCCGGATCCGGCAAGAGGTACTGGAGTGGTCGGGCGCGTGGTGGTTCCTGCTCACGCTCGTCGTCCAGGCGGTGGTGGCGCCGCTGATCGGGCTGTTCGTGTGGTCCGCGGTGTATCCGGACGATCCGGCGATCGCGCGGTACTACGTCGCGGTCGTGCTCGTCACGCTGATGACCGAGTCGTTCGAGCAGCACACGTTTTCCGAACGCATCTACAACGGGACGCTCAGCCACGAGCTGCTCCGCCCGCAGCCGGTGGTGGTCGGCGTGATCGGGATGAACCTGGCGATCCGCGGCTGGCTGACGCTGCTCGGCGCGCCGATCGTGCTGCTCACCGGGATCGCGTTGCAGGTCGGGTTCGACTGGTGGGCGGTGCTCCGCGGCACGCCGTACCTCGTGCTCGCCGCCGTGCTCGTTTTCCTGTGGACTTTCCTGCTGGCGCTCACCGCTTTCTGGACCGATCGGGTGCATGCGGTGGTGGGTTTCGGCAGCCAGCTGATCTTCCTCTTCGGTGGTACGGCGGCGCCGATCGGTTTGCTGCCGGACACCTGGCGGCGGGTGGCGGAATTGCTGCCGTTCTACGGGATGAACGGCCTGCCTGCGGAGATCGCTGCCGGAACCCGCTCCGGTGGATCGCTCGGCTACCAGTTGGTGTGGGTCGCGCTCCTGACCGGCATCGTCATGGTCCTCTGGCGAGCAGGCGTCCGTCGCTACACGGCGGTGGGATCATGA
- a CDS encoding metalloregulator ArsR/SmtB family transcription factor, with product MLVSTFSALADPTRLAVVDRLSRGDATMGELAEPHRITAPAMTKHVGVLVEAGLVSRRRVGRTVVCSLRPEALTEVEQWLGDLTAYWNSTVDRLEELLRGDGDGH from the coding sequence GTGCTGGTATCGACGTTCAGTGCGCTCGCGGACCCGACCCGGCTGGCCGTCGTGGACCGGCTGAGTCGGGGCGACGCCACGATGGGCGAGCTGGCCGAGCCGCACCGGATCACCGCCCCGGCGATGACCAAGCACGTCGGCGTGCTGGTCGAGGCCGGGCTGGTGAGCCGGCGGCGGGTCGGCCGGACGGTCGTGTGCTCACTGCGGCCGGAGGCGCTCACCGAGGTGGAGCAGTGGCTCGGCGACCTCACGGCGTACTGGAACAGCACCGTTGACCGGTTGGAAGAACTCCTGCGAGGGGACGGCGATGGACACTGA
- a CDS encoding ATP-binding cassette domain-containing protein: protein MSAVEVENLSMSYRAPVRKGGLRAAFGSLVRREYKHVQALDQVSFTIVPGEVTGFIGPNGAGKTTTMKILSGILYPTSGHVRVLGEIPWQRRSAYLKRIAFVRGSQPVGGSQELTVMDSLEYQRLLYDVPRATFRRTLDELAALLELEPLVERQLRALSLGERMRVGLAMALIYGPEVLFLDEPTIGLDVSAASQLREFVAEYVAQTGATVLLTSHYMADVASLCPRLILIDKGEVQYDGPLAELSARLSPYKLIRISARGDAGPEEFGEVVEKSDGQWVLRVPRDEVAGTTARLLQALEVVDLAVEEPPLEKVIDQAYREGLR from the coding sequence ATGAGTGCCGTCGAGGTCGAGAACCTCTCCATGTCCTACCGGGCCCCGGTCCGCAAAGGCGGGCTGCGGGCCGCGTTCGGCTCGCTGGTCCGCCGTGAGTACAAGCACGTCCAGGCCCTCGACCAGGTGTCGTTCACGATCGTCCCGGGCGAGGTGACCGGCTTCATCGGGCCGAACGGCGCCGGCAAGACGACGACGATGAAGATCCTGTCCGGCATCCTGTACCCGACCAGCGGTCATGTCCGCGTGCTCGGGGAGATCCCGTGGCAGCGTCGGTCCGCTTACCTGAAGCGGATCGCGTTCGTCCGCGGCAGCCAGCCGGTCGGCGGCTCGCAGGAGCTCACCGTGATGGACTCGCTGGAGTACCAGCGGCTGCTGTACGACGTCCCGCGCGCGACGTTCCGCCGTACGCTCGACGAGCTGGCCGCGCTGCTCGAGCTCGAACCGCTGGTCGAGCGTCAGCTCCGCGCGCTCAGCCTCGGCGAGCGGATGCGGGTCGGGCTGGCGATGGCGCTGATCTACGGGCCCGAGGTGTTGTTCCTGGACGAGCCGACGATCGGGCTCGACGTCAGCGCCGCGAGCCAGCTGCGCGAGTTCGTCGCCGAGTACGTCGCGCAGACCGGCGCGACGGTTCTGCTGACCAGCCACTACATGGCCGATGTCGCGTCGTTGTGCCCGCGGCTGATCCTGATCGACAAGGGCGAGGTCCAGTACGACGGCCCGCTCGCGGAGCTGTCCGCCCGGTTGTCGCCGTACAAGTTGATCCGGATCTCGGCGCGAGGAGACGCCGGGCCGGAAGAGTTCGGCGAGGTGGTCGAGAAGTCGGACGGGCAGTGGGTACTGCGAGTGCCGCGGGACGAGGTCGCCGGTACGACGGCGCGGCTGCTGCAGGCGCTTGAGGTGGTGGACCTGGCGGTGGAGGAACCGCCGCTCGAGAAGGTCATCGACCAGGCGTACCGCGAGGGGCTGCGATGA
- a CDS encoding DUF5302 domain-containing protein — protein sequence MSDKASKPADDLQKKFREALEKKNAGNHSHPGSGVRGQGVGEAHNDKQKRQFRRKSGS from the coding sequence ATGAGCGACAAGGCCAGCAAGCCGGCGGACGATCTGCAGAAGAAGTTCCGGGAAGCGCTGGAGAAGAAGAACGCCGGCAACCACTCGCACCCTGGCAGCGGGGTCCGGGGTCAGGGCGTCGGCGAAGCGCACAACGACAAGCAGAAGCGCCAGTTCCGGCGCAAGTCCGGCAGCTGA
- a CDS encoding TIGR03364 family FAD-dependent oxidoreductase — MRVVVVGGGVLGTFHAWEAVRRGHEVVQVEREAEARGASVRNFGLVWVSGRADGAEVELAQRARDLWVEVPGVGVRTVGSLTVCRSEAELAVAKEAAARPDAAARGFQVLDAEQTRERNPALKGDLLGALWCARDAIVEPREVLPALRAELVKSGRYQFLGGREVRSVQTGRVVDDHGAAHEGDLVFLCTGAWHSGLIRELAEDLPVRRVRLQMMQTAPLDDTLATAVADADSFRYYPAYGGPALAGLDAQAPIAQQHKMQLLMVQRTHGGLTIGDTHEYAEPFGFDVQSDPYDYLRDAVESILGRALPAITRRWAGVYSQATSDEVVVRREVADGVHLVTGPGGRGMTMSPAIAEASFEGISPADR; from the coding sequence ATGCGGGTTGTCGTGGTGGGTGGCGGGGTGCTGGGGACGTTCCACGCCTGGGAGGCCGTACGGCGTGGGCACGAGGTCGTCCAGGTCGAACGCGAGGCCGAGGCGCGTGGGGCCAGCGTGCGGAACTTCGGGTTGGTGTGGGTCAGCGGGCGGGCGGACGGCGCCGAGGTCGAGCTGGCGCAGCGGGCCCGCGACTTGTGGGTCGAGGTGCCGGGGGTCGGTGTGCGGACCGTCGGCTCCCTGACGGTCTGCCGGTCCGAAGCGGAGCTCGCGGTGGCCAAGGAAGCCGCGGCGCGACCTGATGCGGCGGCGCGTGGGTTCCAGGTGCTCGACGCCGAACAGACCCGTGAGCGCAACCCGGCCTTGAAGGGCGACCTGCTAGGCGCCTTGTGGTGCGCGCGCGACGCGATCGTGGAGCCGCGGGAGGTACTTCCGGCGCTAAGAGCCGAGCTGGTGAAATCAGGCCGCTACCAGTTCCTCGGCGGGCGCGAGGTGCGCAGCGTGCAGACCGGGCGGGTCGTCGACGACCACGGCGCCGCCCACGAGGGCGACCTGGTCTTCCTCTGCACGGGCGCGTGGCACAGCGGCCTGATCCGCGAGCTGGCCGAAGACCTCCCGGTCCGCCGGGTACGCCTGCAGATGATGCAGACCGCGCCGCTCGACGACACGCTCGCCACCGCCGTCGCCGACGCGGACAGCTTCCGCTACTACCCGGCGTACGGCGGCCCGGCCCTCGCCGGCCTGGACGCGCAGGCGCCGATCGCGCAGCAGCACAAGATGCAGCTGCTGATGGTGCAGCGGACGCACGGCGGCCTGACCATTGGCGACACCCACGAGTACGCCGAACCGTTCGGGTTCGACGTCCAGAGCGATCCGTACGACTACCTGCGCGACGCCGTGGAGAGCATCCTCGGGCGCGCGCTGCCGGCGATCACCCGGCGCTGGGCCGGTGTGTACTCGCAGGCGACCAGTGACGAGGTCGTCGTACGGCGGGAGGTCGCCGACGGCGTGCACCTGGTGACCGGGCCGGGCGGGCGGGGCATGACGATGTCGCCGGCGATCGCCGAGGCGTCGTTCGAGGGGATCAGCCCTGCTGATCGGTGA